A stretch of Electrophorus electricus isolate fEleEle1 chromosome 3, fEleEle1.pri, whole genome shotgun sequence DNA encodes these proteins:
- the nkx2.4b gene encoding NK2 homeobox 4b isoform X1, with the protein MSLSPKHSTPFSVTDILSPIEETFKKFAGMDSTPNLASPLGAYRQPQVSQPSMQQHSMGHNAAVATSYHMPHNVSQFSHTMGGYCNGSIGNMGDLPSYQETMRNGATATAWYGANPEPRYPAIPRFMGSSTGMNMGTLTGMDAKSMVTLHAAPRRKRRVLFSQAQVYELERRFKQQKYLSAPEREHLASMIHLTPNQVKIWFQNHRYKMKRQAKDKAAQQLQQDSGNLCSQQQSPRRVAVPVLVKDGKPCQNGSNTPTSGHQHVQQHQNSSTGVMAAVGNHQNQTVDTLASADDLEEMSPSPPILHGQINGLSQTDAALIEYTTNMVSSNLLYGRTW; encoded by the exons ATGTCCTTGAGCCCAAAGCACTCAACCCCTTTCTCAGTGACAGATATTTTAAGCCCGATCGAGGAGACCTTTAAAAAGTTTGCAGGCATGGACAGCACACCAAACCTCGCCTCTCCCCTTGGTGCGTACCGGCAACCTCAAGTGTCTCAACCCAGCATGCAGCAACACAGCATGGGTCACAACGCCGCGGTAGCGACGAGCTATCATATGCCACACAACGTGTCTCAGTTCTCACACACTATGGGAGGATACTGCAACGGGAGCATCGGTAACATGGGCGATCTCCCGTCATACCAAGAAACCATGAGGAACGGCGCAACAGCAACGGCTTGGTACGGCGCAAACCCAGAACCTCGCTACCCAGCAA TTCCCAGGTTTATGGGGTCATCCACTGGTATGAATATGGGGACACTGACAGGGATGGATGCTAAATCAATGGTGACTTTACACGCTGCGCCAAGAAGAAAACGGCGCGTTCTCTTTTCTCAGGCCCAGGTGTACGAGCTAGAACGGAGATTTAAACAACAGAAATACCTCTCGGCGCCCGAACGAGAACATCTAGCCAGCATGATCCATTTGACGCCGAATCAGGTCAAGATTTGGTTTCAGAATCACAGGTACAAAATGAAACGCCAAGCGAAGGACAAGGCGGCGCAGCAGTTGCAACAGGACAGTGGAAACTTGTGTTCCCAGCAACAGTCACCGAGACGAGTGGCCGTTCCTGTGCTGGTCAAGGACGGCAAGCCCTGTCAGAACGGTTCTAACACACCGACATCGGGGCACCAGCACGTACAGCAGCATCAGAATAGTTCCACGGGCGTAATGGCAGCAGTCGGGAATCATCAAAACCAAACAGTCGACACGTTAGCGTCTGCTGACGACCTGGAAGAAATGTCACCCAGCCCGCCTATTCTCCACGGCCAGATTAACGGTTTGTCTCAAACGGACGCCGCACTCATCGAATACACCACTAACATGGTCAGCTCGAACCTGCTTTACGGCAGAACTTGGTAG
- the nkx2.4b gene encoding NK2 homeobox 4b isoform X2: MSLSPKHSTPFSVTDILSPIEETFKKFAGMDSTPNLASPLGAYRQPQVSQPSMQQHSMGHNAAVATSYHMPHNVSQFSHTMGGYCNGSIGNMGDLPSYQETMRNGATATAWYGANPEPRYPAIPRFMGSSTGMNMGTLTGMDAKSMVTLHAAPRRKRRVLFSQAQVYELERRFKQQKYLSAPEREHLASMIHLTPNQVKIWFQNHRYKMKRQAKDKAAQQLQQDSGNLCSQQQSPRRVAVPVLVKDGKPCQNGSNTPTSGHQHVQQHQNTSADDLEEMSPSPPILHGQINGLSQTDAALIEYTTNMVSSNLLYGRTW, encoded by the exons ATGTCCTTGAGCCCAAAGCACTCAACCCCTTTCTCAGTGACAGATATTTTAAGCCCGATCGAGGAGACCTTTAAAAAGTTTGCAGGCATGGACAGCACACCAAACCTCGCCTCTCCCCTTGGTGCGTACCGGCAACCTCAAGTGTCTCAACCCAGCATGCAGCAACACAGCATGGGTCACAACGCCGCGGTAGCGACGAGCTATCATATGCCACACAACGTGTCTCAGTTCTCACACACTATGGGAGGATACTGCAACGGGAGCATCGGTAACATGGGCGATCTCCCGTCATACCAAGAAACCATGAGGAACGGCGCAACAGCAACGGCTTGGTACGGCGCAAACCCAGAACCTCGCTACCCAGCAA TTCCCAGGTTTATGGGGTCATCCACTGGTATGAATATGGGGACACTGACAGGGATGGATGCTAAATCAATGGTGACTTTACACGCTGCGCCAAGAAGAAAACGGCGCGTTCTCTTTTCTCAGGCCCAGGTGTACGAGCTAGAACGGAGATTTAAACAACAGAAATACCTCTCGGCGCCCGAACGAGAACATCTAGCCAGCATGATCCATTTGACGCCGAATCAGGTCAAGATTTGGTTTCAGAATCACAGGTACAAAATGAAACGCCAAGCGAAGGACAAGGCGGCGCAGCAGTTGCAACAGGACAGTGGAAACTTGTGTTCCCAGCAACAGTCACCGAGACGAGTGGCCGTTCCTGTGCTGGTCAAGGACGGCAAGCCCTGTCAGAACGGTTCTAACACACCGACATCGGGGCACCAGCACGTACAGCAGCATCAGAATA CGTCTGCTGACGACCTGGAAGAAATGTCACCCAGCCCGCCTATTCTCCACGGCCAGATTAACGGTTTGTCTCAAACGGACGCCGCACTCATCGAATACACCACTAACATGGTCAGCTCGAACCTGCTTTACGGCAGAACTTGGTAG